ACGTGAACGGGACGGGGCCGCGGACCGGGCGGGCGGCGGACCGGCCGGGCCGCCCTCACGGGCCGGCGCGGCGTCGTCACGGACGTCGCGGTCGTCGTACTCGTCGTCGGGTCCGAGCCCGAGGTACGTCATGGCCTTGCGCCACGTGTTCGCCATCGAAAGGTCCTCCGTGAACGGCGGATCGCCGTCGTGTGAATCGACGGACAGGGTAGTGGCTGCGGTCGTGCCCACGGGCCTCGGCGCCCGACTCGAGCCTCGCGACGCCGCGGCCCGCCGCCGAGGTCAGGTGCGTGCCGGCCGGGGCCCGAACAGCCCGGTCCCCACCCGCACCTCGGTCGCCCCCTCTTCGAGGGCCACGTCGAGGTCGTTGCTCATGCCGATGGACCGGTCCTCGACGCCGAGCTCGTCGGCCAGGTCGACGAGGGCCCGGAAGCCCGGCCGGGCGGCCTCGGGCGGACCCGCCGGGGCGACGCCCATCAACCCGTCGACGGCGAGACCCGCCGACCGGGCGCGGGCCACCAGCCCGGCGACGTCACCCATCTCGGCGCCGCCCTTCTGAGCCTCGCCCGAGAGGTTGGCCTGGACGTACACCGAGGCTCCGGGGGCACGGCGGGCGATCTCGTCGACGAGCTCGGGACGGTCGACGCTCTCCCAGACGGCCACCACCGGCGCCAACCCGCGGACCTTGTTGCGCTGGAGCCGACCGAGGAACCGCCAGCGGATTCGGGCGTCGCCGCCCAGCCCGGCGGCTTTGGCCAGGAGCTCCTGGGCGTAGTTCTCGCCCAGGTCGTGGAGCCCGAGGTCGAGGGCGGCCCGGACCGCGTCCTCGCCGAAGCCCTTCGTCACCGCGACCAACCGGACCGATCGGCCGGGCGCGCCGGTGGCGATGCGGGCGAGCAGCCGCCGATGGTTGGCCGCGATCGCTTCCCGGTCGAGGGGCACCGTCACGGACCGTCGCCGGTGCGATCGAGCCAGACCACGAGGGCCTGTCGCCCGGTGTCGGCCCGCGCCCGGTGGGACCAGTGGCCGGGAGGACCCGAGGGCGGGCCGCCCGCCGGCTCGCCGCACGCCGTGCACGTGGGGTCGGCGGCCACGACCGCCACCCCGGCCGCGGCGAGAGCCACCTCGACGCCCCGACGCAGGTCGAGGGCCGGCTCACCCTCCCGGGTCAGGCCGCGCACGGTCGGTCCGAGGAGGTCGACCATCGCCGCCAGGCCGTCGTCGCCGAACCGGTAGCACTCGACGCCGATGCAGGGACCGAGGACCGCAGCGATGTCGGTCGCCCCCTGGTGGCGCATCTCGGTGACCGCGGCCACGAGCACCCCGTCACGCAGACCCCGCCACCCCGCGTGGACGGCCCCGATCAGCCCGTCGCCGGAGACGAGGCCGACCGGTGCGCAGTCGGCGGTGTGCACGGCGAGTGCGACGTCGGCGCGCGCCGTCACCACCGCGTCGGCGGCACTCCCCGCGACGGCGGCCACGTCGTCGTCGGGACCGAGCGTGACCACGGCGGCGCCGTGCACCTGGTCGAGCCACATCCACGGCCGATCGACGACCGCCCGTCGCCGGCCGTCGAGGTCGGCACCGACTTGCCGGACGGAGAGGTCGCCGTCGGCGACACCGGTGGCCACGATGCGGGCGACGGTCGACGGCCCGGCAGGACCCGACCACTGCCACATCGCCGGCGGGACTACTGGAGGAACGACGGCACGTCGAAGTCGTCGTCGCCCTCGCCGTCGACGAGATCGTCGTCGTCCGACGCGAAGACGTCACGGACGGGCGCCTCACCGGCCCGCCCGGCGGGCCGCTTGTCGCCGTCCCAACGGTCGAATCCGGCGGCGATGACGGTGACCCGGACCTCGTCGCCCATCTCGTCGTCGATGACCGTGCCGAAGATGATGTTGGCGTCGGGGTGGGCGACGCCGTGGATCACCTCGGCAGCCTCGTTGACCTCGAAGAGCCCGAGATCGCTGCCACCGGCGATCGTGAGCAGGATGCCCCGCGCCCCCTCGATGGACGCCTCGAGCAGGGGCGAGGAGATGGCGGAACGGGCCGCGGCGAGCGCCCGGCCCTCCCCCGACCCGTAGCCGATCCCCATGAGGGCCGATCCGGCGTCGCTCATGATCATCTTCACGTCGGCGAAGTCGGTGTTGATGAGGCCCGGAGTCGTGATCAGGTCGGTGATGCCCTGCACGCCCTGGAGGAGGACCTCGTCGGCCATCTTGAAGGCGTTGAGGACCGAGGTCTTGTCGTTGGAGACGGTGAGCAGCCGGTCGTTCGGGATGACGATGAGGGTGTCGACCTTCTCCTTGAGCTGCTTGATGCCGGTCTCGGCCTGCACGGCGCGCCGCTTGCCCTCGAAGCCGAACGGACGGGTGACGACGCCGATCGTGAGCGCCCCCACGGACTTGGCGATCTCGGCGATGACCGGGGCCGCGCCGGTGCCCGTGCCGCCGCCCTTGCCGGCGGTGATGAAGACCATGTCGGCCCCCTTCAGGGCCTCCTCGAGCTCCTCGGTGTGGGCCTGGGCGGCGGCCTTGCCGACCTCGGGGTCGCTGCCGGCTCCCAGGCCGCGGGTGAGCTCCCGTCCGATGTCGAGCTTCACGTCGGCGTCACTCATGAGCAGGGCCTGCGCATCGGTGTTGACGGCGATGAACTCGACGCCCTTCAGCCCCGCGTCGATCATCCGGTTGACGGCGTTGACACCACCGCCGCCGACACCGACGACCTTGATGACCGCAAGGTAGTTCTGCGGGTTGGCGGCCATGGGCCTCTCCTCTACGGGGTGGTTGGACATGCGATCGTTCTCGACGGCGCTGCGAGGTCGGACCCGTGGGGCCGGCCGGGGCCGGTCGTCGTGTCGACCTCACGTGGATGGTGAGAGTGGCCAGAGGTTACCTGACCCCCCTGGTCGGCCCGGGTATCTCGGCAGCGGCACCGGACCGCGCTCGGCGAGCTCACTGGCGGGTCACCGTGGGGAGGTCGGGGACGCGCAGACCGACGGTGAGCAGCCCGGTGGGATCGACCTGGGAGAGCACGGTGACGAGCGACGCCAGCTTGGCGGGGAGCTCGGTGGGCGGACCGAGGTCGGCGCCGCCCTGCGGGAGGAGCGTGAGGCTCAGCTGCCCGCCCGACCAGACCGCGATGTTGGCCAGCCGGGCCCGCAGGCCGGGAGAGGCGATCGTGGCCACCTCCAGGGCCCCGGCGGCGTCGGGGCCGAGGGTGGCGCCCGGTTCGGGGGCGACGACCCCCACGATCGGGAGCAGCGGCGCCTCCACCGGCAGCGGCTCCTCCGCCGGCACCACCGCGAGCACCCGGCCCGTGGTGTCGACGAGCGCCTGGGCCCCGGTCTCGGTGGCCACGGTGGCCACCGGCGTCCGCTCGACGACGGTCATCACCACCTCGCCGCCCCAGCGCCGCTCCACGTCGACGGACTCGACCCACGGGAGGGCCTCGACGGCCCGGGTCGCGCTCGCCTGGTCGAGACCGGCGAGCGGGGCACCGGGACGTAGGCCCGAGGCGAGGACCACCTGGTCGGCCCCGGTGCGATCGGCGCCCCGGACCTCGATGGAATCAACATCGAGGAGGG
This portion of the Acidimicrobiales bacterium genome encodes:
- a CDS encoding YggS family pyridoxal phosphate enzyme, with the translated sequence MTVPLDREAIAANHRRLLARIATGAPGRSVRLVAVTKGFGEDAVRAALDLGLHDLGENYAQELLAKAAGLGGDARIRWRFLGRLQRNKVRGLAPVVAVWESVDRPELVDEIARRAPGASVYVQANLSGEAQKGGAEMGDVAGLVARARSAGLAVDGLMGVAPAGPPEAARPGFRALVDLADELGVEDRSIGMSNDLDVALEEGATEVRVGTGLFGPRPART
- a CDS encoding polyphenol oxidase family protein — encoded protein: MATGVADGDLSVRQVGADLDGRRRAVVDRPWMWLDQVHGAAVVTLGPDDDVAAVAGSAADAVVTARADVALAVHTADCAPVGLVSGDGLIGAVHAGWRGLRDGVLVAAVTEMRHQGATDIAAVLGPCIGVECYRFGDDGLAAMVDLLGPTVRGLTREGEPALDLRRGVEVALAAAGVAVVAADPTCTACGEPAGGPPSGPPGHWSHRARADTGRQALVVWLDRTGDGP
- a CDS encoding FtsQ-type POTRA domain-containing protein — protein: MSAAVAEPVADPGVDPRIAARRDAVVAHGRRRRWRRLALVLGVLALVAAGWYATRTPLLDVDSIEVRGADRTGADQVVLASGLRPGAPLAGLDQASATRAVEALPWVESVDVERRWGGEVVMTVVERTPVATVATETGAQALVDTTGRVLAVVPAEEPLPVEAPLLPIVGVVAPEPGATLGPDAAGALEVATIASPGLRARLANIAVWSGGQLSLTLLPQGGADLGPPTELPAKLASLVTVLSQVDPTGLLTVGLRVPDLPTVTRQ
- the ftsZ gene encoding cell division protein FtsZ, yielding MAANPQNYLAVIKVVGVGGGGVNAVNRMIDAGLKGVEFIAVNTDAQALLMSDADVKLDIGRELTRGLGAGSDPEVGKAAAQAHTEELEEALKGADMVFITAGKGGGTGTGAAPVIAEIAKSVGALTIGVVTRPFGFEGKRRAVQAETGIKQLKEKVDTLIVIPNDRLLTVSNDKTSVLNAFKMADEVLLQGVQGITDLITTPGLINTDFADVKMIMSDAGSALMGIGYGSGEGRALAAARSAISSPLLEASIEGARGILLTIAGGSDLGLFEVNEAAEVIHGVAHPDANIIFGTVIDDEMGDEVRVTVIAAGFDRWDGDKRPAGRAGEAPVRDVFASDDDDLVDGEGDDDFDVPSFLQ